A single region of the Hyphomicrobiales bacterium genome encodes:
- a CDS encoding Effector-binding domain-containing protein: protein MMESRALGEVAILQIVPRPGARRKARDHHGPWASRPVAALVVSALVMAALFAAGPVLAPTALAQEAAQPPATSSPAPAPAEGVQAPPRVVEELPALVPSTGNSGDAEAVTLPEKPAAVLKGGESSWDDGFKNLTESFTRIQDALAKAGLKPAGRPLAVFLSADDTHFRFEAMVPLAAPFPGGGEIAPGITAGVTPSGRALRFVHKAPYDEIDTTYEAITAYLDSKNMVAKDTFIEEYPSRTMDPDDPELEINVYVQPK from the coding sequence ATGATGGAGAGCCGGGCGTTGGGTGAAGTTGCAATCCTGCAAATCGTGCCTCGTCCGGGCGCGCGCCGCAAAGCGCGCGACCACCATGGACCTTGGGCATCGCGGCCGGTCGCGGCGCTGGTCGTCTCTGCGCTCGTCATGGCCGCCTTGTTTGCCGCAGGCCCTGTCCTGGCGCCCACCGCTTTGGCGCAGGAGGCCGCGCAACCCCCGGCGACCTCTTCCCCCGCACCGGCTCCTGCCGAAGGGGTGCAGGCCCCGCCCCGGGTGGTGGAGGAATTGCCAGCTCTCGTGCCTTCCACCGGCAACAGCGGCGATGCTGAGGCCGTGACCCTTCCCGAGAAGCCGGCAGCGGTTTTGAAGGGCGGTGAGAGCTCATGGGACGATGGCTTCAAGAACCTGACAGAGAGCTTCACCCGCATCCAGGACGCCCTGGCGAAGGCGGGTCTGAAACCAGCCGGGCGGCCGCTCGCCGTCTTCCTGTCAGCGGATGACACCCATTTCCGTTTCGAAGCGATGGTTCCGCTCGCCGCGCCGTTTCCGGGCGGCGGTGAGATCGCGCCTGGAATTACGGCCGGCGTGACCCCGTCCGGGCGGGCATTGCGCTTCGTGCACAAGGCGCCCTACGACGAAATCGACACGACTTACGAGGCGATCACCGCCTATCTCGACTCCAAGAATATGGTCGCGAAGGACACCTTCATCGAGGAATATCCATCGCGCACGATGGACCCGGATGACCCGGAACTCGAGATCAACGTCTACGTGCAGCCCAAATAG